ggAACACTGTGAGACACCTCGTAAGTTACTGCACTTTCCCCCCACACTGAGTGGAAAAACTGAGCATTTCCAGTGTTTACAAAGGAATTACAAAGCTTAGCAGAAGCCAAAGTGCAGATTCTTGCAGTTGAGTGCTTAATAATTACTAGCTTTGCTGATGGAAACATTTCAATGTAAATGTAGTAAAACAAATGCCTTCAGCAGCCAGAAAATGCCCTGTACCCTAGGAGCAATCTGTTCAGAGATTTGACTTTTTGCCACAGTCTGTCCATTGCCCTTTTATTTCCTGCTAACATCATTTTCGTTCAGATGCTTTTAACATTTCAAGTaatttttccttagaaaatgCCTACAAAAGCTGGGATTTGTCAGTCCCAGAATCATTTGTGttctgccagggctctgggagctCTCTGTCTGCAGCCTGGCCGTGTCCctctgttgcaggtgcctttgTCCACGCAGGGAACATTTTGGCCACGCAGCGCTTGATCCGCTGGCACCCCGGCGCCCACGTAAGgcctttctctctctttgggTCTCAGGGAACAGCAGCCCCCCTGAGCCCCACACTCACTGCTCCTCTCTTTCAGTCTCATTCTCAATGCTCATCCCTGTGTTGTGTGGTGTTGGTCACAGAGCCTCACCTGTGTTCGTGGGACTCAGGGAAGGTCTGCAGCGATTGCTGTCCCAGAACACTTCTGTGACCTGACTGGGCACTTGTGCTTCAGGCTGGAATGGGTGTCTCATGTCTCATACTGAGCACCATTGCAAACTGGTTGCTGGAAGCAAGttgtgtggttttattttaaaaaaataaagcaacagATGCTGTTGAAGCCAGGATATCAAACAAGGCAGACCAATGATCAGATCTGCTTTAGTTGTGGATGTCCAGCCTCTCCTTTCTAatgctcctcatcctctcccAGGTGGGGATGGGCCGGAACAAGACCCTCTATGCCCTGGAGGATGGCATTGTGAGATACACCAAGGAGGTCTACGTGCCCCCACCCCGCAGCAGCGAGAGCAGGGATGTGATCTGCCAGCTGCCCAAAGGAGCAGTCCTTTATAAAACTTTCATCAGTGTTGTCCCTACCACAGAGGTAGGAAGCTTCAAACTCGTCAACATGCTGTGAACCTGCTGTGTCACCTGGGCATGGATGGGAAGGACAGACCACTACAGCTGTACTGGCATCTGAGGACAAGAGTGGCTCTGAAGATACCAGTCTAGGACTTGGTTTTGTTCCTGAAGTGCCTGTGATCTGTGTTCAGGCACTGAGATCACCTGCTGGCATTTTTATGAGTGTTTAATAaatgctgtggggcagctgaagGTCTTGGCTGCTCATGGAATGTGTTACCATGGTCATGTAGTATCTGGAGAGCCTGGTCTGTTGTGCCATTGGATGAATTCCCTGTACAATCACTCTTGTCTCAGTACTTGTCCTGCTAATAATTCCCTctatttttgctcatttttagtCATTACTGTTGTATTTGTTCCTTAATTCACAATACTACAGAACAGATTTCCACATGCACCTATGCTGTGTACCTGGaagctggatttttttgctCTAGCTCACTCACCTCAATGTTTAACTTAAATATCTGAGTGTGCCATTCACTGGCCATGTGAGGCAAGTTCTCAGGCCTAATTCTAACTCATTGCTGAGTTCAGGGGGCCTGGCAAGATGCCCAAATCTGGACTAGTATTTGAAGCCTCAGCAGCTGGAGGTGTATGATAAAGCATCATCCAGGATACTCATCCTTTTGAGTCATTATGTGACATTTTTGTATTGCTCAAAATAAAGGAGCCCCAATGTGTTGTGCCCAAACTGATCTCATTTTATCTACAGGTTTGTAAACAATTTTAAACATTGACTCTGCAGTAGAAAACAAGTTATCAAAATCAGTAATGTAAGGACACTGGTGTTGACATTATTTAGACAattcctctgctctgcagaagaCCAGGTGAACTGGGTCAGCCACATGTGTCCACCTATGCTTCACATCTTCATGTAGACCTCCAGCTGTTCAGTCCGTGCATCTGTCCTTTCCCTGTCTGCAAATCCAGTCCCATGGTTCACCTTGGTGGTCTGTATTTGGGTATAACCCATGGAACCTCTCCAGATCCACGTGTGGGCTCTGTACAGAGCTGTTGCCAGCCACAGAGGCTGTTGGTGCCAGAGCATGCAGCAGTGCTCCAAAGCACATCCCTTGTGCCACTCACAGGTGAAGATTTCCACCTGGCAGGTAATCCAGACACAGTAAAGCACTTGATAACCTAAGAAACAGGTGAAGCAGCACAATACCACCAGTGCCTGAGGTCTGATCCCTTGTacagccagcagtgctgcctcacAGAGGTGTGAAATGCTGCTCCTGAGGAGCTCTGGCCCAGCAGACATTCCCCTTGGCtttgccctgtgcagctccagcagctggaccTTTGCCTTTGGTGTTTGCCAGAGTGAGCAGATGTCCCTGGTTCCTCTGCTCAGTGCAGTGCCCAGCAATGGCTCTGTGGTTGTTCTTGTGCTGCAAGGAGGATGGCTGGGTTGGTCTTGCCTGTGTTTCAGGTGGTTGTGGATCTGGGTGAAGGTTTGGCCATTCACTGTGGAGGAAAATGGAATCCCAGGcacttcagctgctgccagcacggggagcagcaggacactgaggcCAAGGCTTACACCGCGGTGTTGCGCTGAGTTTGGTAGCTCAGGGGGGCATGGAAAGGCTCTGGAACACCATGTCTGTCCAAGGTCTCTGAGCTTATTCCTGTTCCTGAGAAAGCTGGAGGATGCCTCAGAGCATGCTCATAAGGAGGTGGCATCTATTGAGGAGAGAGGAAGAGCATTACAGCAGATCAGAAATAACCAGATTATCCCACCTCTTCTTACAGAGCAGATGAAAATGCTCACAACTGCCAGCAGCCTGAAATGAAACCCCCACAggcccccagcacagccagctgtaGGCTGGGGAACACCTGGGGATGAGAGCATCAGTCTGGAACATGGCACAAACTGCTGAGAGACACATTCTCACCTCACACTCTGCCAGgttcctgctcttccctgttACCTTTCAAGGACTTGGCAGAAGGCCAGAACAAATTTGACTTTTGTTGGGAGAGGGCTGCACTTGTTTTCCCTTGACTTAATAAAAATGACTAGGATTTACACAAGTACCTACAAACCAGGTGTTGTACCCAGGTTTTGGCAGCAAGTCTCACTGCACAGAGAGAGGAACCTCCAGGCCTTGTCACATTTCttttggcagagctgtgctAGCTTTCTCCCCACAGGTGACAAGAAGTGGCATGATGATGTTGTGGGAAGAGCTTTCAGTGCTGTTCCTAAAATACTTATCTTTGGAGCTTTACTCTCCTGTGGCCTCAATGCCCAGGTTtcatagaattacagaatggtttggggttgcaagggaccttaaagaccatccagttccaacccctgcatgggcagggacaccttccactatatCAAGCTGGAACTTTTCAGGCATTAGAAATAGCTCCAAACACTGAGTGGCAAGGGCTACCTATGCCAGGCTTTATGGTACAGCTTTAAGAGCTCAAAATCCAGGTAAATCAGTGAACTTTTAATGCTTTACTCAGGGTTTCAGAAGTTTTTGTTCTGCTTCGGACAATGAAGTCTCTGAATGGGAGCATATCAGGAGGCTGCCACAGGACCTACTTGGCAGGATGCACTCACTTTTCCCTCTTACATTGCGGGAGTGCAAATCTTAAATATCGTACCAAGCAAAGCCTCCTGCTCATAAATAAGCCATAAACATTTGAAGGTAATACCAAGGCACGTCCCCAGGAGTGTCCTGCAGGGAGAAGGAAGCAAGAACCCATTAAAGCCTTAGAGATCCAAAAATAACACTCCCAGCCTGGACTTGTATGGAGCAGGTGATCTGAAGAGCCTGCCATTTCTCCGTGGGCCTCTGCCCTGCCTCCTGGTACAGGCATTTCTGCAAATGCACTGGGGGAGGAGAGATGGATCATTAACCAGCACAGATGTACACCAAAGGAGCCTCCCGATACACTTTGTGCTCTCCCAGAGATAAAAGCTATCGGGAAGGCAATCACAGAGCACAGAGTCCTCAGCTACCACCAACTGTGAGGCAAGACACAGAAATGAACCACAGTGGTGACTGCCAtgggctcctgccagccccccactgcagggaggggagctCACCTCCTGGGATggctctgcccacagcccaaACCTGTTGGCAATCATCTGATGGATTTCCTGCTGGCGATCTTTCTTGCGCACGCTCTCGTAGCTGGGCAGGCGGGGCTGCTCCCAGGACGGCAGCTGGTACGTGCTGGGGGGTCCCACACAGAACAGCTCGTCTCCCTAGAAATGTCCATGCCCAGAAAAGGGTCAGTGTGATGGTGCCTCTCATCACTAGAAGTTTATGTCCTGGTGCAACCTTGAGTTAAGGGTTCAGGGTTCAAAGCTGTAGGTACTTGTAGGCTCCTCTGAACACCCAGAGAGGATATCCACCCTCCAAGGGGGCAATTACACCACaacctgtgctgcaggatcCCAAGCCCCCAGGATCTACCACTGGCACTTCATGCCCAAACCCTTCAGGGCACTGTGGTATCCTCTGCAATATTCCTTCCCTCGACATGCTGCCTTACCCTGGGGTTTTTACATACTGGCAGCACTTCCCAACGTTGAGGGATAGCACCAGAAGATGCTGCCCAGCACCTTTTGCCGCAGGCAAACTCAATAAGCAGAGTCTCTCTCCAAGCCCGTGAGCAGCGCTCCcgcccagctcccagcagggcccctGCCATCACCTGCATGCCCGGGTTCTCAGCGGTGCTCTCCAGCCGTGAGGCTCCACGCTGGGGTCCcaccagctgctggctgctgctgaagtAGGGCGGGGGGCGGTCCTGGAATGAGGAGGACATGAGCATAGCCAGAATCCTTCCCATCCttcccagcagagagcagagctcaaCCACATCTCATGGGACAGCAAGACCCTGGCAGAGGAAGAGtggctccctcctgcagctctcagtgctggcagcagcccctgcctgttGAGTGACACCAAGAGCTCCAGGACAtcttccctggcagcacagggctggagccagctggagcagagcacagccagagggacAGTCTGGGCCCCAGGGCACGGTTTCATTGAAAATCAGCAGAACCATCTCTTTTTGGGGTACAACATAAAACAACCCAACTATTCCGCTGGTGTAGATAAGAGCTCCATCACATGCTCAGGGTTACTGAATTTGTTAGCTCTTATCTACTGAGCTTGTCATTTCAGGATAATGCAGCAAGTAAATCTACAGGGCAATAGTTGTGCTGCTCCCAAGCTGTCTTGCTCCAGTTAAACTGGATTCCCTGTCAAGGTATTGAGCAACAGTGAGCAGAAATCCTGTTCCCAGAGAACAGCCCCTCGAGCCAGAGCCTGGACTTGTGCCATTGCTTTACCTTGTTCTCAGAGAACCCCATTTCTGCCAGCAGAAACCAGCTCAAAGACTCTCAGGGCaaccagggatgcacagggaggACGATGAGGATTTACTGTTGCTCTTAACAAGCAAGGAGCTGTTTGTCTTGGCCCTACAGCACAACTACAgaagctgcaggaaaacagcacCCAACTGTTGGTTCAATAACTCATGAGCAAAACCAGTGCAACTATTCTAGCACAAAATCTGCCTCACACTACAActgcttctctttttctgaaggaaatacattttatgTTCCCTTTCCTTCCACAATTCTTTGCATCCATCCTTCTGCACAGTCCTTTGCTAAAGGCAAGATGCCTGCTTGAAGTTTCCaccacagagcccagggagaTCCCACACTGcctcagagagcagctccacagggcCAGGGAGCAGAGCGGCAGGGCCTGCTCCCAAAGTGTGCCATGGGCAagcaacaggagggaagagagggaaaggagctgAGACATCGTGCAGCCTATTCCCACTGTGATTTCTGGTGGGGCttctcagcctgtgctggacTATTAGATTTGCCCTTCATAGCACAGACTAGTGCTATCTCGATCCCTTGCTAGCGAGGCTGAATGTCCACTCTTCTCCCAGGGACTGCAAAGTGGTacctgcagcccttccctcaAAAGCCATCCTCGCAGCTCTGGAGGCTGAGCTTTCCCCAGGCAGTCACTGCCACAAAAGCAACACTGGCTACACACGCTGCTCTTTTTCCATCAGCTTCCCTAGTTGAAAGCAGCCCTAGGAAATTACAGATGCGAGCGAAAGGGCTTTGTGTCTCACTGCTccttccccaggagctgtgcacAAGAGAGCCAGTTGTCAGGGATGCGGGTGGCTTTGTCTGCCTTGGCCCTCAGCTTccagctcccttccctgctgggcCCCTTCCTATAAAGCACAGCCCGACCCCACACACGACTATGCAGGGGGAGGAGAACCTCCCTCCCGAGCTGTGTGGAGAGCAGGGAAGCCTTTTAGTGTTGGGCCTTGGAGAGAGAACCACAATGGCACAGCCGGGCAGGACTGGGTGggtgaatggatggatggatagagTGGGAGCAAGGAgatggcagagcccagctctgcctggaggaCCCACACCCATCAACaatcccagccaggctgcaggacagTAACCTGGCGGCGCAGCCCCACAGACTCAGCACAAGGTAACAGGAGCttgggggacagagggggacttgtgggcaggaggaagagagaaaggacTCGGAGGACACTCACATACTGGCTGGGGGTCTGGAAAAGGcggcaggagcagaggaattGGCAGCACATGGGGTCCCGATGGtacaagagcagcagcaggatgaggatCGCCACAATGAAGACGGAGGTGGACACCGCTGCCAAGAGACGGGAGAGGCGAGAGAGCCGGTGTTTGGACGGGCCCGCGGGCCCCCCCCTGCTGCCCGCTCTCGCCCCGCGGCTGACGCTTGGAGAAGTCCCTGAGAAGCCGATTCCACCTGCTGCCCGTCTCAAGAGCGCTAAAGCCCCTTTCTGCCCAGCATCTCTCTCCCTAGCAGACGGTGAACgacctgcagagccaggaggggcTCACCCCATCCTGGACCGCGGCAGCAGAGACCGCTCCGCGGGGACCCGCACCGGCACCCACCGCCTCTGGCCCGGCGCTCTCGGCTCCCTCAGCAGCACGGCCGGGCGCCGGTTCGCCAGTGTTGCGGTCTCCCCGGAGCCCGCGGCTCCCCCCCGGCCCAGCCGCGGATCCGCGGAGCCCACCCGCCCCGCCAGAGAGCGGGACCCCCCGGATTAGGAGCGGCTGCTGCGGCGACCTCTCCCCCGTCCGTCCGCAGGTATCGCCTCGTCGGCACAGCCCGGCAGGCACCGGCAGAGGCCGATCCCGCCCGGCGGCCGCCCCCGCTTCGCTCCCGGCACCGCCGGAGCCCCCGCCCGCCACTCACTGGCGGCGATGACGATGGCCAGGACGTTGTTGTCCATGCTGGCGCTGGCGGTCGCGGTGTGGCCCGAGGCCTCCGCGGGCTGCGCCATCCCGACCCCGCCGCCAGCCCCTGCCCGCCGCCCGCGCTCCACAGCCCGCGaggggcgggccggggcggggcccgAGACAGCGCGCTCGGCCGCGGCGCTCCCGGGGCTCCCCCTCCGGACTCGCGTCGGGGCCAGCCCGGCTCAGCCGCGGTGCCCCGGCCTCGTGGCGCGGTTCGCAGAGTCCCGCGGTGCCGGCCGAGCGGCAGCCAGGCCGCGGGTCACTGCCGGGATCGGCGCTGCCCCGCTCCTGCAGAGGGAAAGCTGGCCTGTGCCGCGGGAGGCTCCTGGCCCCGCAGGCAGCGGGACGTGCCCGCTCATTAGCCGATTAACACCTTAATTAAGCGCCATGTAAACGCTAAGGATCTGGTACCTTCAGGGCAGCCGCTGCCAGGATGTAACCGGACTCAGCCCGTGGCTCCGGGCCACTCCCGAGCTCTCACTCTCCAACCACGGGTTTTGAAAATCCCAAGCTTGATTTTGGATTACTCATCACCCATCTGAGGAAGGCAACCCTGCCCCAACACCGTCACAGCCCCTGTCCTGGTGCCTAGGGGGGATTTACACTCTCACCAGGCACGGCCGACCTTCCCCCACCCATTCCATAACACCACAAAAACCCGACACACCAAACTGTAGAGATAGAGATGTATTTGTGGTGATGTTGCATATTTAAGACAACTTTATATAATGGTTCTGACACAGAGTTTTGGCATCTTCCAGTGTGTGGCCCTTCTCCCCCCACATTCCTCCACTGCCCCAAAGCACCCCAGGCAGAAGTGGGTGCAGGACAGAGGGGCTCAGTGCCAGCAGGTACCTGCCCTCACACAGAGGTCTCAGTCCCCTCCGTTTTACAGTACACATCTTGCAACCCACATCCTTAAAATTGTAGACTGGGAGCGTCAGACCTGCTGGGCGGAGAGAGCTGGGACATGGGAGAAAAGTTAGGATGGCACAGATCCAtggagacaaaaaaaccccaccagctCCTGAgaccctgctttgagcagagTTGGGCCAGATGGGCTCCAAATTGTCCCCAGCTGTGAAGGGTCTTCAAAGATGAAACCAAACCAAGACTTCTCCAGGCAGCATCAGTCTTTGAGAGAAGAATGTTAGAGCCAGCTCCCAAGGACATCCTGggggcactgcagggaaggGGGATGCTTCACTGCAACCCTTCCCAAGAGGAGGTGGCGCCTATTCCCTCTGGAGCAATGGGAAGCAGAAACAGCGGAGGGAGGATGGGGCTGGCCAGATCTCCTCTCGCCACTTTGCATTTTGCCCAGGGAAGCACAGCAGGTCCCAAAAGCTTCTGCCGAcatgggagaaaagaaaatgttgggtcaaggagctgtggcacagggcagccctCCAGGCAcggcccatctgcagcaggacACGGGCCCTGTGGATGCTATTTTGGCAGGGGATCAGGGCGTCCTTCTGCTGAAGTGGAGACAGAAGTGGCAGGGTCTACAGCGCAGCTTGTTGGGCCTGACCCACACACTGAGCACTCCTCACTCACTGTTGCACAACATATCAGGGCTCCAGACGTTTGGCATAGTTGGGCAGCTGCCCCACAATCTGGGGGCAACCCTGCCCCAAGGCCAACAGGTTACAGGTCCCCAGCAGCCCTCGGCAGGAAATGGgcaaacagcaaaacaacaacaataataataaaataataaaaaaggatgTAAACGACCCAGCACCCTGTCCTGTAGCACCAGGACACCCAAGGGAACAAGGTATGTTACAGTCTCAGGGGAAATGGAGACACAGGGACTTCCCGGCCAATGCGGGGTCTCGTCTCTATTGCACTTTTGCAtcatatatatttctatatatatatttataaaaatacaaactaAAGGGCTGGGGTGGAAAGGATGAGATGTAAACCCtaagccagcagcagctccgtgcACATGGCAGGTTTTGACTCATTCTGCTTCTGCCTATCCCCAGTCCCTCATCAGCCCACCAGAGCAGCAGTCAGCAACAAGGGCCATCCTGCCAAGTTCTAGTCTGGGGTGGGCAGGATGCTGAGCTGGTCAAGAGCCTGCCCACTCACcagccatccctccctccctcccacatCACCCTTTCCTGAAGCTCCAAGGTCTGGAGAAACACACAGCTTTtcccaggtgcctgccatgcccccacagggatgggcactccagcACGCTCTCCCTGGCCAGCAAAGGCTCATTCCCACAGAGATGGGCAAGACGCACCTCATGCCTCTCTGCCCAAAATATCCCACAGGAGAAGGTTTTCCCCTGCCTGGATGTTCccattttctcttccttgaGTGACTACGGTGCAAATGGCACAGGGTGATGTGGTCCAGAGACACC
This DNA window, taken from Ammospiza caudacuta isolate bAmmCau1 chromosome 19, bAmmCau1.pri, whole genome shotgun sequence, encodes the following:
- the MRPL27 gene encoding large ribosomal subunit protein bL27m; this translates as MAALGRLFLTTHQPSLVAVRWASKKSGGSSKNLGGRSPGKRYGFKKAEGAFVHAGNILATQRLIRWHPGAHVGMGRNKTLYALEDGIVRYTKEVYVPPPRSSESRDVICQLPKGAVLYKTFISVVPTTEVGSFKLVNML